The DNA region CCGTGCACCGCATACTGATTGCCCGGCGTGCGCACGCGGATCTCCTCCTTCACCGCCTGGTCGTACTGCGGCTGCGTGATGTAGCCGATCTCGAGCATGCGCTTCAGGATGTATTCCTGACGCACCTTCGCGCGCTTCGGATTGACGACCGGGTTGTACGCGGACGGCGCCTTCGGCAGCCCCGCGAGCATCGCCGCTTCGGCGAGCGTGATGTCCTTCAGGTCCTTGCCGAAATACACGCGCGCGGCGGCCGCGAAGCCGTACGAGCGCTGGCCCAGGTAGATCTGGTTCATGTACAGCTCGAGAATCTGGTCCTTCGTCAGCGCCTTCTCGATCTTGTATGCGAGCAGCATCTCGTAGATCTTGCGCGTGTAGGTCTTTTCACTCGACAGGAAGAAGTTGCGCGCGACCTGCATCGTGATCGTGCTCGCGCCCTGGCGCGCGCCGCCGTGCATCAGATCGGCCACGCCCGCGCGCAGGATGCCGAGGAAGTCGACGCCGCCGTGTTCGTAGAAGCGGTAGTCCTCGATCGCGAGCACGGCCTTCTTCATCACGTCGGGAATGTCCTGGAAGCGCACGAGGCTGCGGCGCTCCTCGCCGAACTCGCCGATCAGCACGTGATCGGCGGTGAACACGCGCAACGGCACCTTCGGCTGATAGTTGGTCAGCGCATCGAGCGACGGCAGTTGCGGTGCCATCACGACGAGTGCGTAGCCGACGATCAGCGCGCCGACGACCGCGAGCGTCGCGAACAGTCCGACGAACCACAGCGCGACGCGCGAGCCGAACGAGCGGCCACCGCCGCCCCCGCCTCCACGGCGCTGCGTACGGCGATCGTCGTCGCCGTTGTCGTCATCGGGGTAGTAGGCTCCCGACGGCGAACGGCGCAATGTGTAGTGAGGTTCGTTCCGGTCGGAAGAAGAAGACGGTCGTTTGATAATTGGCATGTCGGAATGGCAGGCGGCGTGGCGCCCTCGGACGCATGCGGAAATGCAAGCGGATGAATCAGAGTGTGGTGCATCGTGGCAACTGTCACGTCGACAGACCCCGCCGCGCGGCGATCCGTTCCCGCGACGTGACAGCGCATTTTAATGAAATCGACCGGTTGACTTCGCGATTTTTTGTAAAAATTCCCGCACGGCCGTGATTTGCGGAACGTATTGGCCGCATGCTCCGCCTATCATGGACACGCGGCCCGGCGCGTGTGCCGCGGTGTTGCTTTCAAACGCGAAAGGTTCGAATACGGCACACGCATGGCGCTTGAACTCCGGCGCTTAAGCCGTATTTAAGGAGCCGGCGGTGTAATATCCGCCGGCTCACGCGGGTCGGAACCGATTCGCGACGGGTACTGCCGCTCACGCGGCACCTTTCAACCACGGAGGATTTCATGTCGCTTTTCGACTCTATTTCGCGCACGATCAAAGGCCTGCTGAACGATGCGGCCGACTCGGTACAGGATCCGTCGCGCGACGCACGGCAGATCGTGCGGGAGCTCGACGACAGCATCGGCCGTGCCGAGAATTCGCTGATCGAGATCGAGGCACAAGTCGCGACCCAGCGCAGCAAGCGCGATGCGGCCGACGACAAGGTGAAGAAGTACGAAGACGGCGCGAAGCGCGCGCTGCAGGCCGGCGACGAAGCACTCGCACGCGAGGCGCTCGCCGCGCAGTCGAACGCGGAAGCCGAGCGCGATGCACTCGCGGCCGAGCTGACCACGCTCGAACCGTCGGTCGACAAGCTGAAGGGGCAGATCGCCGACATGCGCCAGCGCCGCAACGACCTGAACTCGCGCTCGAACATCCTGCAGGCGAAGCATGAAATCGCGCAGGCAAAGGACGTCGCGGCAAGCGCGCTCGGCGGCATCGGCGGCAAGAACCTGTCCGAGGATTTCCAGAAGCTCGAGGACAAGGTCGCGCTGCAGAACGCGCGCTCGGACGCCCGCCTGAACTCGGCCGACACGTCGAGCGGCAAGGCGCTCGAGGACAAGCTCGCCGCGCTGAACAAGGGCCCGTCGGTGGAAGACCGCCTCGCCGCGCTGAAGAAGCAGCTCGACACGCCCGCGCAGTAACGGCAACCGCGCCGCGGCCCGCCCGGCTCGCGGCGCGCATCGATCGTCAGGAGACGGGCGTTCGCGCCCGGTTCGACCATGAA from Burkholderia ambifaria AMMD includes:
- a CDS encoding PspA/IM30 family protein, which produces MSLFDSISRTIKGLLNDAADSVQDPSRDARQIVRELDDSIGRAENSLIEIEAQVATQRSKRDAADDKVKKYEDGAKRALQAGDEALAREALAAQSNAEAERDALAAELTTLEPSVDKLKGQIADMRQRRNDLNSRSNILQAKHEIAQAKDVAASALGGIGGKNLSEDFQKLEDKVALQNARSDARLNSADTSSGKALEDKLAALNKGPSVEDRLAALKKQLDTPAQ